CTTCATCGTCGCGAAGGCCTTTTTCATTTCTTCTGTAAGTGCTGCCATAGCTTTTCACCACTCCCCCCTCATACGTACATACATATAAACGAAATGGTCATCCTGAGTCCCCGGTTCTCTGCGACTGCAACATGGTTCGGAGGAAAGCCCCCCGGCAATTCATTATATACCCCGGCGTGCTGATGAAGGGGTGAGGAACACCCATGACACCGGATACCGATACGGCACCCGCCGAAACACCACCGGCGGTCGCCATCATCTACCACTCCGAAACCGGCCATACACGGGCCATTGCCCGGAATGCCGCAGAAAAGACCGGAGCAACCCTGATAGAGGTACGGCCGGAGCGACATTACTGCAGAATGGGAAAATATCTCCGGGGAGGCATCAGGGCCGTAACCGGCCGGAAGGATGCTATCTATCCTGCCGAGATCAACATATCCCCCTTTGACATCATCATCATAGGCACCCCGGTCTGGTCACAACATCCGACACCCGTTATAACCGGGGCGGTTGCAGCATTGCGGGGGGTAAAGGAGGGTACCCGTGCAATTGTCTTCACCACCTGTATGGCCCATGCCGGGAGAGCCACCGCTCCGCTCAAAGAAGCACTACGGCAGGTGGGCATCCCGGTACAGCAGTCGTACACATTCCCCAACCGATACCCGGCAGGCGCGTGTGGCACAGTTCTTGCAAAGGGAGTGGAAACCCTGCGTACGGCAAAAACAGGAGAGAAACCTAACTGAAACATGACCGGAAGCCTCACCACACACATCCTTGCAGCACGCTATCTTCGTGACGATGAGAACTCCTTTACGGACGTCTGTAGAAGGGTCGCAGACGCCATCGGAGAGACACAGCGTGAAAAAGAGACATTTTTTTCGGAGATGCACAGCCTCCGTTTTCTTCCGAACTCTCCCACCCTGATGAACGCGGGAACGGAGAACGGGCAGCTTGCCGCCTGTTTCACGCTTCCTATCGGCGACTCTCTCCCAACAATATTTGATGCCCTCAAATGGGGAGCACTTATCCACCAGAGCGGGGGGGGCACCGGATATAACTTCTCAAAAATTCGCCCGAAGGCGTCCCCTGTCCGCGAGTTAGACGGCATGGCATCAGGGCCGGTCTCGTTCATGCAGATCTTTAACCAGGCGACCGAGATCATCCGGCAGGGAGGGAGGCGGCGGGGGGCAAACATGGGCATCCTCAATGCAGACCATCCCGACATCCTCACTTTCATCCACGCCAAGGAAAGAGAAGGGGATCTCGCAAACTTCAACATCTCGGTGATGGTGACAGACGCATTCATGGCATGTATCCGTGACGGAAAACAGGATTCAGTCTGGACAACTCACCCTGCCACGGGGGATGAGGTAACGGTGGGCGACATCTGGGACGCGATCACAGGCGGCATCTGGAAAAACGGGGAACCCGGCGTCCTTTTTTATAATGAAATAAACCACCACAATCCCACGCCTCTCCTCGGGGAGATCGATGCCGTAAACCCCTGTGGGGAACAGCCGCTTCTCCCGTTTGAGAGTTGTGTCCTCGGTTCGGTGAACCTCACCCGGTTTGTCAAAGAGGACCATATCGATGAGGTCGGACTCAAACAAACGACCGGAATTGCGGTGCGGATGCTGGATCGGATCATCGACAAAAACACCTATCCGCTTTCCCGGATTGAAACGGCAACGAAACGGACCCGAAAGGTTGGGCTTGGAGTAATGGGCGTCCACGACACCCTCCTTATGCTGGGGATACCATATGATTCAGCCAAAGGGCGTGTACTCTGCGGGCATGTTATGGAGTGCATCACCACAGCGGCGGTAGAGACTTCACATGTTATTGCCGTTGAATCCGACTCATTTCCGGCATGGGACAATAGCAGATGGAATAAATGCCCAATGCGCAACGCCGCCCTCACCTGCATCGCCCCGACAGGCAGCATCTCTCTTCTCGCAGATTGTTCGCCGGGCATCGAACCAGTGTATTCCTATGCATATACCCGCAGGCATACCGCAGGATCTTCCTTTGCGATGCTGCACCCGCTCTTTGCGCAGGACCTCGCCACCGCCGCACGGGACCGGTTCTCCTCACAACCGGAAGTAGATCAGGAGATCAATGCCGTCATCTCCCATCTCCGCCGCACGGGAACAGTGCAGGATATCAACTGGCTCCCGGCTTCCTTCCGAAGGCTCTACAAAACCGCGACCGACATCAGCTGGAAAGACCACATCAGGATGCAGGCAGTATTCCAGCCGCGTGTACACGCTGCCATCTCCAAGACCATCAACATGCCTCATTCAGCAACAGACGACGATATTGCGGCAGCCATTCTCTTTGCCTGGGGGAGCAATCTGAAAGGCATCACCTGTTACCGGACCGGAAGCAGGAGAGAAGTGGTTTATGCCATCGGAGAAGAGACAGAACCGTGGCCGTGCATCTGCTCACGCCCGCCGGAGGGCTGAAGAGGGAAAAACGGAGATCAGGGGGTCCCGGAGACCATCTTCATCGTCTGGTCTCCAGACGAAATTTCTGTTAGTTCCAGCGGGGTGCCCCACTGCTGGATGGTCATGACATCGGTCTTCGCAACGCCGGTGAAGGTGATGGAGAGGTTATCCTGTGCAAACTCATCGGGCAGGTTGAGAGGGAGATAGGGGGTGCCGTCATCGGTGACGATGCCATAGAACCCGCCTTCGAGGTTCTGGTACACAATCGTTCCGTTGCCGCTCACGGCGTTTGGATCGGTCGGTTCGTCTCCTATGCAGCCGCATGCAAGAACCGCTGCCCCCAGACAGCAGCAGAGAAGTCCAATGAATAATCCATACCGTTTCATATCAGTTCACAGCAGAATGATGGACGGATAACCGGATGAACCTTCCGTTGACACGGAAGGGAGACCGCTCAGACAAAGAACGCGAGAACAATGCCCCCTGCATAGACCGCCATCGCGGCATGAAAGAGCGGCAGTGCCCGCAACCCTGCCTCCGGCGTCCCGCTGCTTTGTAATAGTATGCCGTTCGCCGCGATTACCAGCAGAAATCCAACAAATAGCGCCGCCTGAGCCACCGGATCCAGGACACGGGCAAAGAGAAACGCCATGATGCCGTGCAGGACGGTGCATGCCACAATCCAGATGATCGTTCCCCGCACACCATAAAGCACAGGAACGGTCTTCATGCCCCGGGCGATGTCATTTCTCAGGTCGGTGATGTCGTTTGCCGCGAGGTGTGCAAGGGCGTACGGGTAGAAGAAGAGGAAGTAGAGAAGCGCCGTCCCATCCGGCATCCCAACCGCGAGATACCCCGCGACGGGGAAGAGGGCGAAGTCGGTCCTGCCCACAAGCTGGGCGACGGGAAATGTCTGCGAGCGCTTCTTCACCTGATAGAACACCTCGACGGCATAGCTGTAGCCCATAATGAGGGCAACAAAGAGAGAATGCGGATAGGGAAGCGTAAGAGTCAGGACGAAGGCGGCAACCGCAAGAAGGAGAACAACATTTCTGGCATGCCGGGCCGGGATGAGCCCTTCCGCGATGGGGCGGGTCCCGAACGGACGCCAGTATCCGGTCATCCGGCTCTCGACATCTCTCCGGTCATAGATGCGGTCCACGTAGTCGTTGAGGACCATTCCCGCCTCGAAGCCGAAGAGACCGATCAGTGCGATGGTGAAAAGATACGACCACGAAAACCCGTCATAGGCCGCGAAGGCCAGAACCGCACCTGAACAGAAGAGGAGCGGCCATGCAAAGGCAAAGTGGAGCCGGAGGAGATCGCTGTATGCCCGTAGGGTCCGACGATGCATCAGAAATCCTCACGCAATAATTATAGATATCTCTTCCTGCGGATAGCAGCCTGTGCGGTGCAGTCAGTCACCCAAAAAAAGTCAGAGGAGTCTGTCCCCTGCATCCGGGCCGGGACTGCAGGTGTAGACCTCGTGGATCTTCATGACCATGAGACCCTTTGCGGGCGCCTGTGCCATCTTTGCACGAACGGTCTCCTGCATCTTGGCAAACTCCGGACCTTCGGTCTTCAGCTCCACCTCTCCTTTGATCTGGAAGCAGCCCTTCGTCTCCGGGCCCCAGACATAGACGGACATCTTCGGGTTTTCCCGGATATTGGCAAGCGTCTTTTTCATGAAATTGTCTGCGATCCATATCGTCTCGTCATCGACCAGTTCGACAAATCCAATCGGGACCACATTCGGCCACCCATCTGCTGATGCGGTGGCAACCGGAAATGCCTTCATCGTTGCAAGGGCGGTTTTCATCTCTTCTGTGAGTGCTACCATTGCTGTTTCACCATATACTCTGTCGGCGCATACAAATATATACAAAACCGTCAGAAAAATACACAAGAGCAGGAACCGGTACAGATTTCTGACCCGGCTATCCGAAGCAGATGGAGAAACATGAAACCGGAAACACTACCCGTTAACGAAATTCGCGAACTAAAATCAGAAATTTCTGCCCTCCGCTCCGACCTGAACCGCTACGCGGGGCAGGGGCCCGGCCTGCAGGGGACAGCCCTCCTTGCAGAACTTCGAAACAGCTGCGCCGATGCCATTGTGACCGGCTGCCGGGATATGGGGTGCGACGCCATCGGGAAAAAGGCAGGCGACTGCCCCCTCTGGGAGAAATGCCGCTCAACCTTTCAGATGCTCTTTGAAGGAGTCCTTGAGAGTATCCGCTCGGGACATCTCACCCCCGGGGAAATTACAGCTATTCGCACCAGAATGGCCGAAATGAAGGATCATGCGCCGTTCGACCGGTGCGCATCCTGCTTTGCCGAGTCGGAGCACCAGCTGAACCAGCAATTCAGGATGCTTGAGGCGATCGGGGCCTGTCATGAGGAGATGGATACCGCCGTTGCCGTACGATCTCTTCCGGAGGAGGCCGCCACGCTCTTCAGCGATGCCCTGGGAAGTGCCGTCAGACTCCAGGTGCTCAAGGCCTGCTATGATGATGCAAAGACCTTCACAGAACTTTCAAACCTGACCGGCCTGCGGGGCGGCAACCTCCTCTTCCACCTTGAAAAGCTGATAAAAAGTGATATCATCCGACAGAAAGGCGAACGTGGCGAATACCGGATCACCTTGCGCGGCTATGAACTGGCAGGGTCCATCGCAGAACTGTATCAGAAAATCCGGTAAAAAGGGGAAGTCGGGAACCCTCTACCGCGGCCGGTAAAAGATCCCGCGGGCCTCCCGCTCCTCGGTGATGTATCCATCCGCGAGGAGGGAGTCGATGTACTTGCGTACCTCATTTGGGTGCAGCCCGAGGATGCGGCTCAGATCGTCTATCGTGCAGGGGCGTCTCCTGATGGTTCCAAGGATAGAATCCCGGACATCCTGCGAGAACGAGGCGATATCTGAACGGGAAGGGAGCCCTTCCACGATCTCTGTCCCGGGAAAACCGAGTGCGCCTGCAATATGTTCCATCTCCTCTTTTGTGGGTGTCGTAATCCAGTCATAGAGGCCCGGCCGGTCCAGTGTATTGAGCTGCACGCGGTCAGGACGTATCTCTGCAATCGCATCGCGCAGGAAAAGCAGTTCCTCTTCGGAGTCATTCATACCGGGGATGATGAAGATCTCAAGCCAGATTTCGCCTTTAAACTCCTTTCTGAAGGTGACAATACCTGAGAGGACATCTGCTGCGGTGATCGTGGAACAGGGCCGGTCGATCTTTTTGAATATACTCTCGGATACCGCATCCATCGATGGCACGACGACATGCATAAGAGCTGCCTCCGCACGCACCTCAGGGTCGGTGAGGAGACTCCCGTTTGTAAGAAGCGCCAAGCGGTACTCCGGGAAGTACTCCCGTATATGTTGGGCAATTTTCCCCATTCCGGAATGGAGCGTTGGCTCACCGGAGCCGGAAAACGTGATATAATCGAGATGCGGATGCGTTGAGAGATAGTCGTCAATTTCCCGGATTATCGCGTCTGTCGGATAAAATTCGGAACGAACGGTAGTCATATCCGTCGTCTTGCCGCACTCGCAGTAAATACAGTTGTAGCTGCATGTCTTGTGGGGCACAAGATCGATTCCAAGCGAGACTCCCAGACGCCGGGACGGCACCGGGCCAAAGAGGTACTGGTAACCCATAACTGAAGAATGAAATAGCAGGTGACACAGCATTAACCTGATCACTGTTACAACACACAGAACAGAGAAAACACCTCAGAAGGTGGAACACTCAGACCCCCCACATGGCGCCGGAGTCCTGTGAAAATGATTATTTCTTCAGTATCTGCTGCTCAATCTGTTGCTGAAGCTGGTGGCAGAAGGTAGGGTCTTTATCCATCGTCTCCAAAAAGAGGCGGATACGGCGCACTGTTTCTGGATTGAGCTCATGCTCCATAAAACAGGCATCCTGCTCGGCAACCTTATCCGATACACCTATCAACAGAAGAAACTTCTTCAGGGTATCGTGGCGGTACTTGATCACCTCGGCAATCCTGCGCCCCTCCGGGCGAAAGACCACCCCTTCATACCGCCGGTATTCAACAAGGCCCAGACTGTCCAGTTTGCGGAACATCTCGACCACACTGGAAGGGCTGAGCCCCAGCTGTTCGGCCACATCCTTCGTCCGGGCATAGCCTTTCTCAAGAGTCACATTAAGGATAGCTTCCAAGTAGTCCTCAGCCTTCCTGCTGAGGTGTTTTGCAATGTATCCTTCTTCCATACTCTTCCTATAATGATAATCATCTGCAAAAGATGATAAAATGGGTGATTCAAAAGGGGCCCGAACCCGTTGGTTCAGGAATCATCAGTGTCATGTATCCGAATCAGATACACAATACCCAGGGTGAACGGGAGCAGAAGCACCGCCGGCGTATAGGGCGGAGCAAACGCCGCCAGGAACCCGGATACGGAGTTAAAGAACGCAGGTGACGTTTCACCCGCAGGAATCGCCCCACAGAGCCGGGCAAAAATATCCGTGCCCGCAATAAGCCAGACAAGAACGCCACCCAGAACCACCTTCGCGGACTGCTGGAGTGATGTGACGCGGGTGCACCCCGCAAGCATGAAGAGGCCGGCACAGACCACGATAAAGCCGCCCCATGCCCAGCGGAAGAAGTCATCACCGGCAATGGCAAGGATACCTACCTGAAAACCGGGGCTGACACCTGCCCATACAAGGATATCTGCCATGCCAAACGCAACTGTCACGAGACCCAGCAGAGTGACATATATTCCGAGGGGAGTTATCTGACGGTCTTCCTCTGTTTTCATATCATTGTGTTCCATATTATGCGACCCCCAGGAGGATGCCGATGCCGTGGATAATTCCACCATAGATGAAGACGACCACGAAGAGCACCGCGATTGCGGCAAGTAGTTCTTTCCAGCCTTCCCGGAGCATCACCACAAAGGTGGCCACACACGGGAAGTAGATGGTGACGAGCACGACTGAGGCGACCATCTGATAGGTGGTCATCGGGATAGTCGAGAGCTGTGCAATGGCGAGGTCCTTTCTAAGGAATGCCGCAATGAGCGGCCCCACGGTCTCTTTGGGGACGCCAAACCAGGTGACAAAGACCGGTTCGAGCAGATTTGCAAGCCCCTGTATCACACCGCCAAGATAGAGGAGGTTGACGACCAGGATACCAAAGAGCACAAAAGGCACCGCCTCTTTCAGGAACCCCTTGGTCCGGTTCCAGAGTTTCTTTGCGACATACTCCTTCACAGGCCAGTGGTAACGGGGCACATCCACAAGGATCTCGGGATTTTCTCCCGGTATCACCGTATGTAAGACAAACCCGAAGATGCCGAATCCAACAATGAGGCAGAGCATCACCACTCCCACAAGGTCCGGGAGGACACTCATCATAATACCCAGCTGGGCCCCGCAGGGAATGAAGAGGGCAAGGAGGGTCATCATGATGAACCGCTGTTTTTTCGTCTCCAGAATCCGGGTGGCAGTCACCGCAGGCACATTGCACCCGAGGCCAAGAATGATAGGGACAATTGCATATCCATGCAGCCCGATGCGGTGGAGTACCGAGTCCATAAGGACCGCGAGTCGTGGCAGGTACCCCGAGTCTTCCAGAATGGTCATCATCAGATAGAAGACAAGGACCGCCGGCAGCACTACACCTATCGAGACAAATAGTCCGGACGTGAGCATCCCGAACGCCTCAAAGCAGGTATCTGCCGCAGGATTCCCCACAAAGAGGAAGTAGAGCCAGCTCTCGGGGTCGGGCCAGACGGACTGCATCCACGGCAGCCAGAAGCCGTCAAAGAACTTCACCATGAACCCGTCGGTCACGAGCGTCCCCGCAAACGAGGTGAAGACACTCCAGAATGCATAGAGTGCCGCAACAGCCACTGGTATCCCGGTGAGGGGTTTGACGGTCAGGTCTCCCAGCACATCGCCAAGCGTCTGTTTATAGGTGCCATAGGTGACCGTCTGGCGGGTGATGGCGTCCACCATCTCCCAGCGGGCGTCAGAAGAGAATACCATGACGTCAGCACCCCCCGCATCCGCCGCAGCCACCACAGCCGCGGATGGGGTCACGTTCCGGCTCTCCGCCCCGCAGGCGCTCTGCGATGGCCCCGATATCTGCGACCTGTGCCTTCCTCAGCATCTCTGCAAGGTCACGCACCCCTTCACCGCTCGTTGCGGTCGTCGAGACCACCGGGACACCCAGGATACGCTGGAGACCGGGAATGTCAACGGTGATCTTCTTTTCATGGGCGGCATCCATCATATTGACCGCCACAATACAGGGCATTCCCCGTTCCATCACCTCAAGGGCAATATAGAGGCCCCGGTCCGTCTTTGTGGCATCCAGCACTATCATCACCGTTGCATCCGGATAATCCCGGAGCATTTTGACTGCGACCTCTTCTGCTGCGTCCCGCGGTTCAAGGGAGTAGGTGCCTGGCACATCGATGATCGTATAGGTATGCCCACCCTCGATGAGGGTTCCGCTCGTGAAATCGACGGTTGTGCCGGGATAGTTGGATACGATGGCGTTTGCCCCGGTCATCCGGTTAAAAAGCGCACTTTTGCCTACATTCGGGTTGCCGAGCATCAGGACGACCGTCCCTGCATCAGGACTACCCTCTCTCCCGTCAGTCATGCACCTGTCCTGGTCTCTACCACAATCTGTTCAGCGGTCTCAATACCCATCGCGATCTCCAGTTCACCCAGAAGGACGACCACCGGCCCCTTGATGGGCTGTTTGGTAATCATTTTCAGTTCTTTGCCGATGCGGAGTCCCAGGCAGTTCAGGTCATGCGCCGAGGTCCGGATCTCCCGGACGACCGCCCTCTCGCCATACGGCAAATCTGAGAGTTTTATCTGCATTATTCCACCTTCACAACCTGTATATGGCGGGCCATGCAGCGACCGAGGGCCACCGTGTTCCCCCGAAACTCCACCGCCACCGGCCCGCATGATGATGATACCATGGTAAGCGTACACCCTTCCGCAATACCCCGCAGGGCAAGTTTCTGCCGGACACAGTGTCCACCCGCAATCCCCGTGACACGGCCGCGTTCACCGGGATGTAACTCATTCAGGATCATAACTTTCTGCTATACTTTCTGCGGTTCGGTCGGTATCAAGAATAGCCCAAAGAAATTCGGTTTTTTCCATATAACTGAGAAAAGTTTGGAAATTATTTGAAAAACCGAAATATATCCCGTCTGAGTGACAACTCCAACGTGTGCCATCCTCTCCAAAATCCTTTTGAACCACCACCACCAATCCACGCATATGTTGCCTGACACCTTCCCCTGCGAACTGATCACCTGGGAGCGCGCCGCAGCACTCGGCCGACGACTGGCACAGGTCGTCCGTGAATCCGGCTACCGCCCGGATCTGGCGGTTGCCATCGGGCGGGGCGGATATGTGCCGGCACGGGTGCTCTGTGACTATCTCCGCTATGAGATGCTCACAAGCATCAAAATTGAGCACTGGGGTGAAGCAGGGGAAGAGAAACCGGAGACCACAGTCCGGTTTCCGCTATCCATTGATGTCATCGGTTCGCGCCTGCTCGTCGTCGATGATGTCACCGATACCGGGGACACCCTGACCGCGGCCGTTTCCTACCTCAGGGATTGCGGGGCTGCAGAGATCAGGACGGCCGTCCTGCAGCACAAGGGGACATCAGGGTTTCTGCCGGACTACTACGCAGAGATAGTAACAGACTGGCGCTGGATCATATACCCATGGGCAGTATATGAAGATCTTTCCGGATTCGTGCTCCGTATTCTTAAAAAAGGCCCTGCCACACCGGAAGAAATTGTGGATGACCTCACAGAGGATTTCAGCATCACCGCAGACACCCGGATGTTCGCAGAGATCTGTGCAGACCTTTTCCAGCGGGGCGAAGCAGAGCTAAGGGACGGGAAGATTCAGATATCCGGATGGGGCAACCTACACCACCAGTAATAAAAAAATGAAAAAACGTAAGATTAAGGTGTGAGAACGGCGTTGATATGGTAAACGGATGTCCGGTACGGCCGTGAGGTCCAGCGTCCGAATGGAGCAATGATGAACTCAGCAGATGTGTACCCCATAGGCATTGTCAGATCCCCGTACCAGAACCGCGGTGACGCCCCGCGACAGGGACGGTTCACACCAGACACTGAGATGGATATCGAGATCTTTGAAGAATATCAGGATGGCATCAGTGACTTTGGAGGTATCAGCCACCTCTTTGTCCTCCTCTGGTTTGATCGGTCCTCACGAACATCCCTCTCGGCACGCCCCTCATGGGCCAAGGGCATCCAGCCAGTCTTTACCACCCGGTCCCCGGACCGCCCCAACCCGATTGGCCTTGATATCGGGAAGATCATCAGCGTCACCGGCCGGACCATCCGGGTGGCAGGACTTGACGCACTGGACGGGACGCCGGTCCTCGATATCAAGCCCTATGCACCATCTATCGACGCCATACCTGATGCAGCAGAACCGTTCCGGCCCCACGAGTAAGGTTTGACACTTCCGGCAGATACCCACCCTTTCCAAAGAGGGCAGAACAGCAATACCCATGACATGAAACCATGAACACATTTTTTCAGGAGACCACCCTTCTTGCTCTCAGCCTCCTCGCCCGCACTATCCCCATGATGGTGGCAGGCGTCATCGCAGCGGAACTGATACTCGCATTTAATGCAACAGAACGCCTTTCCCGGTACTCCCGGCCACTCACCGTCTGGTCCAACCTCCATCACGAATGCGGCATATCCTTCATGATGGCCTTTATATCACCCAAGGCTGCCAACGCCATGCTCGCGAAATACCACCGGGACGGAACCATCACCCGCCGTGAGATGGTCATCGCGGCGCTGATGAACTCTTTTCCCAATGTGATGATGCACTGGCGCTATCTTTTGCCGGTGTATGTCCCTCTTCTCGGCCTCATCGGACTCATCTACTTCGCAATCCTTGTCGTAGTCGGGATCATCAAGACCATGATCGTGATGGTCGCCGGGCGGTGGATGCTGCCTGCGCCCCACGACACAGAAAATAAAAGGAGGGGGCCGGTTCCGCGGCCCACATGGAAAGACGGGGTGCACACCGCACTAAAGGCTTCCGCCGCATCCCTTCGTCATATCCTGATCATCAGTGTGCCCACGATTCTTATCGTGGCGGTCTTCATCAACCTCGGATTCTTTGATCTGGTAGCCGATCAGATGCAGGGCATCGGCTCCTGGTTCCCGGTGCCCACTCCGGGATTTGCCATCATCGCCGCTCAGTTCGGGTCATTCATTGCCAGCGCAAGCGTTGCTTCCACATTGCTTGCAGCAGGGACTCTCAGCCCGCAGGAGATTATTATCACCCTCCTCGTGGGCAATATCCTGACAAGTGTCACCCGGGCCATTCGGTGGTACGGAACCTCATATGCAGCAATATTCGGTCCGCGAAACGGTGCCCTGATCCAGGGACTTTCAACCGGTCTCCGTGTTGTTGTTATGATTGGTGTCGTCGCCCTCCTCTCCCTTATCTGGTAAAAACCAGGATACATCCACTTTTCTTGCACCATGCCCCCTGCACAAAGAGGAGCAGTGCCCGGCAAACCTGCATTAATATCCAGGTGCATTCATCTCCGGATACCCGCCACAAAGAGAGGAAAAATATGCCCTATAAAAAGACGAAAGAGTTACCCGGACAGGTACGTTCCCACCTGCCCGCACATGCACAGGAGATCTATCTCGCCGCATTCAACAGTGCATGGCTCAGCTACGAAGACCCGGAAAAACGGCACGGCAATGAGACCCGGGAAGAGACAGCCCACCGTGTTGCCTGGGCCGCGGTCAAAACGCACTACCGAAAGAATCCCCAGACCGGTGAATGGGAAGAGAAAATCCCAAAACAGATGAACTGAACAGAACATCAGGACAACACTGCACAATCATTCCCGGAGAAT
Above is a window of Methanogenium organophilum DNA encoding:
- a CDS encoding radical SAM protein, with translation MGYQYLFGPVPSRRLGVSLGIDLVPHKTCSYNCIYCECGKTTDMTTVRSEFYPTDAIIREIDDYLSTHPHLDYITFSGSGEPTLHSGMGKIAQHIREYFPEYRLALLTNGSLLTDPEVRAEAALMHVVVPSMDAVSESIFKKIDRPCSTITAADVLSGIVTFRKEFKGEIWLEIFIIPGMNDSEEELLFLRDAIAEIRPDRVQLNTLDRPGLYDWITTPTKEEMEHIAGALGFPGTEIVEGLPSRSDIASFSQDVRDSILGTIRRRPCTIDDLSRILGLHPNEVRKYIDSLLADGYITEEREARGIFYRPR
- a CDS encoding FeoB small GTPase domain-containing protein, which codes for MTDGREGSPDAGTVVLMLGNPNVGKSALFNRMTGANAIVSNYPGTTVDFTSGTLIEGGHTYTIIDVPGTYSLEPRDAAEEVAVKMLRDYPDATVMIVLDATKTDRGLYIALEVMERGMPCIVAVNMMDAAHEKKITVDIPGLQRILGVPVVSTTATSGEGVRDLAEMLRKAQVADIGAIAERLRGGEPERDPIRGCGGCGGCGGC
- a CDS encoding flavodoxin family protein translates to MTPDTDTAPAETPPAVAIIYHSETGHTRAIARNAAEKTGATLIEVRPERHYCRMGKYLRGGIRAVTGRKDAIYPAEINISPFDIIIIGTPVWSQHPTPVITGAVAALRGVKEGTRAIVFTTCMAHAGRATAPLKEALRQVGIPVQQSYTFPNRYPAGACGTVLAKGVETLRTAKTGEKPN
- a CDS encoding phosphoribosyltransferase produces the protein MLPDTFPCELITWERAAALGRRLAQVVRESGYRPDLAVAIGRGGYVPARVLCDYLRYEMLTSIKIEHWGEAGEEKPETTVRFPLSIDVIGSRLLVVDDVTDTGDTLTAAVSYLRDCGAAEIRTAVLQHKGTSGFLPDYYAEIVTDWRWIIYPWAVYEDLSGFVLRILKKGPATPEEIVDDLTEDFSITADTRMFAEICADLFQRGEAELRDGKIQISGWGNLHHQ
- a CDS encoding nucleoside recognition domain-containing protein, giving the protein MTPSAAVVAAADAGGADVMVFSSDARWEMVDAITRQTVTYGTYKQTLGDVLGDLTVKPLTGIPVAVAALYAFWSVFTSFAGTLVTDGFMVKFFDGFWLPWMQSVWPDPESWLYFLFVGNPAADTCFEAFGMLTSGLFVSIGVVLPAVLVFYLMMTILEDSGYLPRLAVLMDSVLHRIGLHGYAIVPIILGLGCNVPAVTATRILETKKQRFIMMTLLALFIPCGAQLGIMMSVLPDLVGVVMLCLIVGFGIFGFVLHTVIPGENPEILVDVPRYHWPVKEYVAKKLWNRTKGFLKEAVPFVLFGILVVNLLYLGGVIQGLANLLEPVFVTWFGVPKETVGPLIAAFLRKDLAIAQLSTIPMTTYQMVASVVLVTIYFPCVATFVVMLREGWKELLAAIAVLFVVVFIYGGIIHGIGILLGVA
- a CDS encoding FeoA family protein, giving the protein MILNELHPGERGRVTGIAGGHCVRQKLALRGIAEGCTLTMVSSSCGPVAVEFRGNTVALGRCMARHIQVVKVE
- a CDS encoding FeoA family protein, whose product is MQIKLSDLPYGERAVVREIRTSAHDLNCLGLRIGKELKMITKQPIKGPVVVLLGELEIAMGIETAEQIVVETRTGA
- a CDS encoding UbiA family prenyltransferase produces the protein MHRRTLRAYSDLLRLHFAFAWPLLFCSGAVLAFAAYDGFSWSYLFTIALIGLFGFEAGMVLNDYVDRIYDRRDVESRMTGYWRPFGTRPIAEGLIPARHARNVVLLLAVAAFVLTLTLPYPHSLFVALIMGYSYAVEVFYQVKKRSQTFPVAQLVGRTDFALFPVAGYLAVGMPDGTALLYFLFFYPYALAHLAANDITDLRNDIARGMKTVPVLYGVRGTIIWIVACTVLHGIMAFLFARVLDPVAQAALFVGFLLVIAANGILLQSSGTPEAGLRALPLFHAAMAVYAGGIVLAFFV
- a CDS encoding pyridoxamine 5'-phosphate oxidase family protein is translated as MVALTEEMKTALATMKAFPVATASADGWPNVVPIGFVELVDDETIWIADNFMKKTLANIRENPKMSVYVWGPETKGCFQIKGEVELKTEGPEFAKMQETVRAKMAQAPAKGLMVMKIHEVYTCSPGPDAGDRLL
- a CDS encoding adenosylcobalamin-dependent ribonucleoside-diphosphate reductase, which produces MTGSLTTHILAARYLRDDENSFTDVCRRVADAIGETQREKETFFSEMHSLRFLPNSPTLMNAGTENGQLAACFTLPIGDSLPTIFDALKWGALIHQSGGGTGYNFSKIRPKASPVRELDGMASGPVSFMQIFNQATEIIRQGGRRRGANMGILNADHPDILTFIHAKEREGDLANFNISVMVTDAFMACIRDGKQDSVWTTHPATGDEVTVGDIWDAITGGIWKNGEPGVLFYNEINHHNPTPLLGEIDAVNPCGEQPLLPFESCVLGSVNLTRFVKEDHIDEVGLKQTTGIAVRMLDRIIDKNTYPLSRIETATKRTRKVGLGVMGVHDTLLMLGIPYDSAKGRVLCGHVMECITTAAVETSHVIAVESDSFPAWDNSRWNKCPMRNAALTCIAPTGSISLLADCSPGIEPVYSYAYTRRHTAGSSFAMLHPLFAQDLATAARDRFSSQPEVDQEINAVISHLRRTGTVQDINWLPASFRRLYKTATDISWKDHIRMQAVFQPRVHAAISKTINMPHSATDDDIAAAILFAWGSNLKGITCYRTGSRREVVYAIGEETEPWPCICSRPPEG
- a CDS encoding winged helix-turn-helix domain-containing protein, yielding MKPETLPVNEIRELKSEISALRSDLNRYAGQGPGLQGTALLAELRNSCADAIVTGCRDMGCDAIGKKAGDCPLWEKCRSTFQMLFEGVLESIRSGHLTPGEITAIRTRMAEMKDHAPFDRCASCFAESEHQLNQQFRMLEAIGACHEEMDTAVAVRSLPEEAATLFSDALGSAVRLQVLKACYDDAKTFTELSNLTGLRGGNLLFHLEKLIKSDIIRQKGERGEYRITLRGYELAGSIAELYQKIR
- a CDS encoding metal-dependent transcriptional regulator, encoding MEEGYIAKHLSRKAEDYLEAILNVTLEKGYARTKDVAEQLGLSPSSVVEMFRKLDSLGLVEYRRYEGVVFRPEGRRIAEVIKYRHDTLKKFLLLIGVSDKVAEQDACFMEHELNPETVRRIRLFLETMDKDPTFCHQLQQQIEQQILKK